The window TGTTGTGGGCTGAATACCCGGTAACGTGGTGAGCAGCGACGGAGTACCAATGAAGGCTCGACATACATATCTATCATTTTACGTCTTCGCAGTCAGTATACGAATATGTCTATACGAATACAAAATTCGGGGGACAGGACCGCCGGACGCGCTCGGAAAAACACGGTCAGCCCCGCCCCGGCGACGCCCCGAGTCCGCGGAAGGACGGGCGAATACGCCCTCTCGATGGTCGTGTCACTCCCGGGTTCGTTAGTACGCGAAAAGGAAGCAAGCCGCGTGAAAAACGCGGATGCTTGCCGCCCTGAATTGGTCCCCGCTGACGCTTCGGCCCTCCAAAGCGAAGCGTCACTTGATCCTTACCGACTGCTGTACATAAATATATCGGCTGCGACGAGCCCCCGTCTCCGAGCGCTCCCTCCCGTCGCGACGCGCTTTTCTCTCTGGGTGGATAGATGAGCGTATGCGCATCCGTGGTCGCCGCCGCTGCAAGGACTGCGGCCGGGAGTGGTCGTACTACGAGACGGGGAGCGTCACCTGTCCGGACTGCGGGAGCCTGCGGAGCGTCGGCGTGGGTGAACGGGAGCGACACACCGACAGCGCCGTCGAACTCGATCTCTCCGAGCACCGCGCCGCGCTCGGCGAGCACACCGACATCGACGACGTCGCCGACGAGTTGAAGACGACGCTGCGGGACTACGTCCGACAGCGGGGGTTCGTCCGCGGTGGGGAGCTGCTGACGGTCGACGACACGGTCCTGGCGGCCGCGGAACTGCTTCACGCCGTGGACGTTTTCGAGCGAACGCGCGATCCCGACGAGGCGACGCGCCTGTACGTCCTGGGGTTGCTCCGCGGCGCCGACGACGGCGAGCGTCCGGCCCCGTCGGCGGTCCCCGATCCGATGACCGACGCGCGCGGGCTGGCGTACGCGTCGGTGCTCTCGGAGTTCTGCTCGGACCTCGGCACGTGGCTTGACGACAACCCGGATCCGGCCGCCAGCCGGGTCCGCGAGACGATAGACACCCACGTCACGCGCGTCGAGGCGGTACACGGTGACGTCCCGGTCGAATCCTCCGAGGCGCTCGTCACCGCGTCGCGGGAACTCGTCGCGTACTTGACCGAGGACGACGAAGCCGCGCTCTCGACTGCGCGCGACCGACTCTCCCGGCTCGGGTGACGAGGGTCGGAACGGCCTCCGACCGGGCCGCAGGCCGACGGCAATCTCTTTGTCCGGTGCCGATCCACGTGTTCGTCGATGGGCGATCAGTTCGATCAACACGCCGTCAGACACCGGATGAAGCTCCTCCGATCCGACGGCGACGTGACGCTGTATGAGAACCGAGACGGGGTCGAGTGTCCCGCCTGTGGAGATCCGTTCTCACGAGTCCTGCTCACCGAGCGCCGATCACACTCGTTCGACCTTTCGGAAACGGCGCGACTCTGCGTCTCTCGCGAGGAGGACCGGCTCGTGGTGTGTACACACGACCGCTGAGGCCCCGCCAGGTTTCCAGCGAATCGATGGACAGCCGCGACTTCCGGAGGGACCGTACCAACCCGGAGAACCCGAAACGAACCGCGAGTGCGCCGAGCCTTCTTATGCGATGACGGGACCACACCGCGCGTGACCTGAACTCGGGCCGCGACGGTCACGGCGGTGCGCGGCGCGCCGTCGCGGCGACTGGAAGATGCGCCGCCTGTTCGCCCCCGTCGTCAGCGACGTCGCCGTCTCGCCGGGACCGACACCCCGAACTCAGCCCTTGATGTTGCAGACGGGGAACGTCCGGGCGAC is drawn from Halobellus limi and contains these coding sequences:
- a CDS encoding DUF7117 family protein; this translates as MRIRGRRRCKDCGREWSYYETGSVTCPDCGSLRSVGVGERERHTDSAVELDLSEHRAALGEHTDIDDVADELKTTLRDYVRQRGFVRGGELLTVDDTVLAAAELLHAVDVFERTRDPDEATRLYVLGLLRGADDGERPAPSAVPDPMTDARGLAYASVLSEFCSDLGTWLDDNPDPAASRVRETIDTHVTRVEAVHGDVPVESSEALVTASRELVAYLTEDDEAALSTARDRLSRLG
- a CDS encoding DUF7385 family protein; translated protein: MGDQFDQHAVRHRMKLLRSDGDVTLYENRDGVECPACGDPFSRVLLTERRSHSFDLSETARLCVSREEDRLVVCTHDR